One Desulfuromonas acetexigens genomic window carries:
- a CDS encoding 16S rRNA (uracil(1498)-N(3))-methyltransferase, with translation MQRFFVPPELIAGDEGLLPEDVGHHLGRVLRLPPGEELLLLDGAGAVCRARLLAFGPRGAQVRVLERWREAEHGLPIHLIQSLPKADKLELVLQKGTELGITVFSPVLSERGVCHPVDSRQAKRHQRWTKIVREAARQCRRPVIPQLDEIQPLALALGSCAEPLRLMLWEEESRPLAEVLPPSPPSAVALLVGPEGGFSPREAELARNFGFLPVRLGPRILRSETAGFAVASILQYIYGDLGAPAA, from the coding sequence ATGCAGCGTTTTTTTGTTCCCCCCGAACTTATCGCCGGCGATGAAGGGCTGCTGCCTGAGGACGTCGGCCATCATCTGGGGCGGGTGCTGCGCCTTCCGCCGGGGGAGGAACTGCTTCTCCTTGACGGCGCGGGCGCGGTCTGCCGGGCCCGGCTGCTCGCTTTCGGGCCGCGCGGCGCCCAGGTTCGGGTACTGGAACGCTGGCGCGAGGCCGAGCACGGCCTGCCCATCCATCTCATCCAATCCCTGCCCAAGGCCGACAAACTCGAACTGGTGCTGCAGAAGGGGACCGAACTGGGAATCACCGTCTTCTCCCCGGTTCTCAGCGAGCGCGGCGTCTGTCATCCTGTTGACAGCCGTCAGGCAAAACGTCACCAACGCTGGACAAAAATTGTCCGCGAAGCCGCCCGTCAGTGCCGCCGTCCCGTCATCCCCCAGCTCGATGAAATCCAGCCCCTCGCCCTGGCGCTCGGGTCCTGCGCCGAGCCCCTGCGGCTGATGTTGTGGGAAGAGGAGAGCCGCCCCTTGGCCGAGGTTCTGCCGCCCTCCCCGCCATCGGCGGTGGCTTTGCTGGTCGGACCCGAAGGCGGCTTCAGCCCGCGGGAAGCGGAACTGGCCCGAAATTTCGGATTTCTGCCGGTACGCCTCGGCCCGCGCATTCTGCGCAGCGAAACGGCTGGGTTTGCGGTGGCAAGCATCTTGCAGTACATTTATGGAGATCTGGGCGCGCCGGCAGCATAA
- a CDS encoding RDD family protein, which translates to MKCPKCGYHSFEYLERCRKCGNDLAAFKSKFNLRSLIFPKRQNGAAAPAATSESFAFEAEPSASVTTAAVTAVAATAATATATNATDFGFDFMDETPGADESAPIPASAESPFPDEVAPSAGKGAFDSEAFDWNAEDETLKEATGGDEVEEAVETAAGDESFGLDLSWDTELPVLEQTAAVEPEDPSDPLDMDSLSDWDFEGESPLPPETETVKTKGQEAPRDPFEVREPEMESPVPEVDLQPLSLLSTASAGTAEDSATAAMMGAVALPSAAEIPRTSISKAATTAEDDEPKVAAILPRALALGVDLLLLGGVLLLFLIAGERALTPGVSGRLLPSLESLLRLAIPYFLVGFSLSFSYFTLFHFLVGQTPGKMLLRLRVETDEGTPLDLPQAFLRSTGGLFALLVGGLGFLGILSARRRGWNDLFAGTRVVAASLEDETAE; encoded by the coding sequence ATGAAGTGTCCGAAATGCGGTTATCACAGCTTCGAGTATCTGGAGCGCTGCCGAAAGTGCGGCAACGATCTCGCCGCCTTCAAGTCCAAATTCAATCTGCGCAGCCTGATTTTTCCCAAGCGTCAGAACGGGGCGGCCGCACCCGCCGCCACTAGCGAGAGCTTTGCCTTCGAAGCGGAACCGTCGGCGTCGGTAACGACTGCCGCCGTGACCGCTGTCGCAGCGACGGCCGCAACCGCGACAGCTACGAATGCGACCGATTTCGGTTTTGACTTCATGGATGAAACCCCCGGCGCCGACGAGAGCGCGCCGATCCCCGCCAGTGCCGAATCTCCCTTCCCGGACGAGGTCGCGCCTTCCGCCGGCAAGGGGGCCTTCGATAGTGAAGCCTTCGATTGGAATGCCGAAGACGAAACCCTGAAGGAAGCGACCGGCGGCGATGAGGTGGAGGAAGCCGTCGAAACGGCCGCCGGCGATGAAAGCTTCGGTCTCGACCTCTCCTGGGATACGGAATTGCCGGTGCTGGAGCAAACGGCGGCGGTCGAACCGGAAGACCCCTCCGATCCTCTCGACATGGATAGTCTTTCCGATTGGGACTTCGAGGGCGAGTCTCCCCTTCCTCCCGAAACGGAAACCGTCAAAACCAAGGGGCAGGAGGCCCCTCGCGACCCTTTTGAGGTGCGGGAACCGGAGATGGAGAGCCCGGTTCCCGAAGTCGATCTCCAGCCCCTTTCCCTGCTATCCACCGCGTCTGCCGGAACGGCGGAAGACTCAGCGACAGCGGCCATGATGGGAGCGGTTGCGCTTCCCAGTGCCGCCGAAATTCCGCGCACGTCCATATCCAAGGCGGCCACCACGGCCGAGGACGACGAGCCGAAAGTCGCCGCGATCCTTCCCCGAGCCTTGGCCCTGGGGGTGGATCTGCTCCTTTTGGGCGGCGTCCTCCTTCTCTTTCTGATCGCCGGGGAACGGGCGCTGACGCCGGGAGTCTCCGGGCGACTGCTGCCCTCCCTCGAATCCCTGCTGCGCTTGGCCATCCCCTATTTTCTGGTCGGTTTTTCCCTGAGCTTCAGCTATTTCACCCTCTTCCACTTTCTCGTCGGCCAGACCCCCGGCAAAATGCTCTTGCGCCTGCGCGTCGAGACGGACGAGGGCACACCCCTCGATCTGCCCCAGGCTTTTTTGCGTAGCACCGGCGGGCTCTTCGCCCTGCTGGTCGGCGGCTTGGGCTTTCTTGGCATTCTCTCGGCGCGGCGGCGGGGCTGGAACGACCTCTTTGCCGGCACGCGCGTGGTAGCGGCCAGCTTGGAAGACGAGACGGCGGAATAA
- a CDS encoding MBL fold metallo-hydrolase has translation MSPLEVVQIAAGEMANFAYLIYCPATLEGVAVDPSFAPDRLLDQARQLGVKLKLLINTHGHRDHVAGNDTVLSASGAKLAGHPLDLPQADLRLDEGSRITLGDGTIEVLHTPGHTPGSICLYAPGLVVTGDTLFVTRCGRADLPGSDVRELYRSLCRLAALPPETRVYPGHDYGPQPVSTIAFELEHNPYLRCPDLDSFIQLRQG, from the coding sequence GTGAGCCCGTTGGAAGTGGTCCAGATCGCCGCCGGCGAGATGGCCAACTTCGCCTACCTGATCTACTGCCCCGCCACCCTCGAGGGGGTGGCGGTCGACCCCTCCTTCGCCCCCGACCGCCTGCTGGATCAGGCCCGACAGCTCGGCGTCAAGCTGAAGCTGCTCATCAACACCCACGGTCATCGGGATCACGTCGCCGGCAACGACACCGTCTTGTCGGCCAGCGGAGCGAAGCTTGCCGGACATCCCCTCGATCTCCCTCAGGCTGACCTGCGCCTCGATGAGGGAAGTCGCATCACTCTCGGCGACGGGACGATTGAGGTTCTGCACACTCCCGGCCACACCCCCGGCTCCATCTGCCTCTACGCGCCGGGTCTGGTCGTAACCGGCGATACCCTTTTCGTCACCCGTTGCGGGCGGGCGGACCTTCCCGGCAGCGATGTCCGGGAGCTTTATCGCAGCCTGTGCCGCCTCGCCGCCCTTCCCCCGGAAACGCGCGTCTATCCCGGCCACGACTATGGACCGCAGCCGGTCTCGACCATCGCCTTCGAGCTGGAGCACAATCCCTACTTGCGCTGTCCGGACCTCGATTCCTTCATCCAACTGCGCCAAGGCTGA
- the dapF gene encoding diaminopimelate epimerase, with translation MRFAKMHGAGNDYVYVNGFAEEVTDPAALAQAVSNRQFGIGSDGLILILPSEVADVRMRMFNADGSEAEMCGNGIRCVAKYAYDHGLVTNKEIRVETGAGVKPLQLFTNAADKVERVRVNMGQPVLKRSLIPMAGPEAEQVVAESLAVLDRTFAITCVSMGNPHCVIFVDDVDAFPVELYGPAIENHPSFPRRINVEFVQVLASGEVRQRTWERGAAETLACGTGASAVTVAGVLTGRTDRRLLNHLRGGDLEMEWAEDGDIYMTGPAVQVFEGDYQPQ, from the coding sequence ATGAGATTCGCGAAAATGCACGGTGCCGGCAACGACTATGTCTATGTCAACGGCTTCGCGGAAGAGGTCACCGATCCGGCGGCGCTGGCCCAGGCGGTCAGCAACCGCCAGTTCGGTATCGGCTCGGACGGCCTGATCCTCATCCTGCCGTCCGAAGTGGCCGATGTGCGCATGCGCATGTTCAACGCCGACGGCAGCGAGGCGGAGATGTGCGGCAACGGTATCCGCTGCGTGGCCAAGTACGCCTACGATCACGGCTTGGTAACGAACAAGGAGATCCGCGTCGAGACCGGCGCCGGGGTCAAACCGTTGCAGCTTTTCACCAACGCCGCCGACAAGGTCGAGCGGGTGCGGGTCAACATGGGGCAACCGGTGCTGAAGCGCTCCCTGATTCCCATGGCTGGCCCCGAGGCCGAGCAGGTAGTAGCGGAATCCCTCGCCGTACTTGACCGCACCTTCGCGATTACCTGCGTATCCATGGGCAATCCCCATTGCGTAATCTTTGTCGATGATGTCGATGCCTTTCCCGTCGAACTCTACGGTCCGGCCATCGAGAACCATCCCAGCTTTCCCCGCCGGATCAACGTCGAGTTCGTCCAGGTCCTCGCCTCCGGTGAGGTGCGCCAGCGGACCTGGGAGCGGGGCGCCGCCGAGACCCTGGCCTGCGGCACCGGCGCCTCGGCGGTGACCGTGGCCGGCGTACTCACCGGCCGCACCGACCGTCGGCTGCTCAACCACCTACGCGGCGGCGATCTGGAGATGGAATGGGCCGAGGATGGTGACATCTACATGACCGGCCCGGCGGTGCAGGTTTTCGAGGGAGACTATCAACCCCAATGA
- a CDS encoding HIT family protein, translated as MNCPMCTRWQDEPELRVAELEHCYVQLNRDQFFPGYCLVFAKKHLTELFHLDPATRAGLMEEVNGVAAALAEVYRPSKMNYELLGNMVPHMHWHLVPRFIDDPLWPRPIWSEPHEEKTLNPSDYQEAAGRIRRALGL; from the coding sequence ATGAATTGCCCCATGTGTACCCGCTGGCAGGACGAACCGGAGCTGCGCGTGGCCGAGCTGGAGCACTGCTACGTGCAGCTCAACCGCGACCAGTTTTTCCCCGGCTACTGCCTGGTTTTCGCCAAAAAGCACCTGACCGAACTCTTTCATCTCGACCCGGCGACGCGCGCAGGCCTCATGGAAGAGGTCAACGGGGTGGCGGCGGCCCTCGCCGAGGTCTATCGGCCGAGCAAGATGAATTATGAACTGCTCGGCAACATGGTGCCGCACATGCACTGGCATCTGGTGCCGCGCTTTATCGACGACCCCCTCTGGCCGCGCCCGATCTGGAGCGAACCCCACGAGGAAAAGACTCTCAACCCAAGTGACTACCAAGAAGCCGCCGGCCGCATCCGCCGCGCCCTGGGACTTTGA
- a CDS encoding pyrimidine 5'-nucleotidase: MLLFDLDNTLYPPERELFSLIDVRINRYMSEVVGIPAAEVDGLRRRYWAEYGVTLQGLIRHYRVDPEDYLDYVHDVDVASRLDPDAELRQALQQLPQRKAVFTNGSTGHAERVLAHLGLRDQFECIFDIRVAQYQPKPFAAPYHQVVAELGVDARDCTMIEDSQENLRTAKALGMRTVLVGAGPGADFVDVRIDRAAQVPTALAALPALPVSF, from the coding sequence ATGCTCCTGTTCGATCTCGACAACACCCTCTATCCGCCGGAACGGGAGCTCTTTTCCCTCATCGACGTGCGCATCAACCGCTACATGAGTGAGGTGGTGGGCATCCCCGCCGCCGAGGTCGACGGCCTGCGCCGCCGCTACTGGGCCGAGTACGGCGTGACCCTGCAAGGGCTGATCCGCCACTACCGGGTCGATCCCGAGGATTACCTCGATTACGTCCATGATGTCGACGTCGCCTCCCGGCTCGATCCCGACGCGGAACTGCGCCAAGCGCTGCAACAGTTGCCCCAGCGCAAGGCGGTCTTCACCAACGGCTCCACCGGCCACGCCGAGCGGGTGCTGGCGCACCTCGGTCTGCGCGACCAGTTCGAGTGCATCTTCGACATCCGTGTCGCCCAGTATCAGCCCAAACCCTTCGCCGCTCCCTATCATCAGGTCGTTGCGGAGCTCGGGGTTGACGCCCGCGACTGCACCATGATCGAGGATTCCCAGGAAAACCTGCGCACCGCCAAGGCTTTGGGGATGAGGACCGTGCTCGTCGGCGCCGGCCCAGGGGCAGATTTCGTCGACGTGCGTATCGACCGCGCGGCGCAGGTGCCGACCGCTCTCGCCGCCCTTCCGGCCCTGCCCGTCTCCTTCTGA
- a CDS encoding deoxyribonuclease IV has translation MPACPHPLGAHMSIAGGLDRAFARAEAVGGTALQIFTKNASQWRGKAIDDASARAFRTAWEKSGIGPVLAHASYLINLAAPDTELWEKSKAAFLDELQRCARLGIPWLVLHPGSHRGEGEEAGLTRVVTALQEILADSPAEVGVLLENTAAQGDYLGGRFEHLAEILARVPQGRLGVCFDTCHAFAAGYDLAGPEGYRLVMDEFDRRVGVESIRAFHLNDSLKGLGSRVDRHEQIGRGAIGRAGFAALMTDPRFTAIPKILETPKGEDDAWDRINLTLLRKLAQGD, from the coding sequence ATGCCAGCCTGCCCGCACCCTCTCGGCGCCCATATGTCCATCGCCGGCGGTCTGGACCGGGCCTTCGCCCGGGCAGAGGCGGTCGGTGGCACGGCTCTGCAGATTTTCACCAAGAACGCCAGCCAATGGCGAGGCAAAGCGATCGACGATGCTAGCGCCCGGGCTTTTCGTACTGCCTGGGAAAAAAGCGGCATCGGACCGGTCCTCGCCCACGCCAGCTACCTCATCAACCTGGCCGCGCCCGACACCGAACTCTGGGAGAAATCCAAGGCCGCTTTTCTGGATGAACTGCAGCGCTGCGCCCGCCTCGGCATCCCCTGGCTGGTCCTGCACCCCGGCTCACACCGTGGAGAGGGGGAGGAGGCCGGACTGACGCGGGTCGTGACGGCGCTGCAGGAGATTCTTGCCGACAGCCCCGCCGAGGTCGGCGTACTGCTGGAAAATACCGCCGCCCAGGGGGATTACCTCGGGGGGCGTTTCGAGCATCTGGCGGAAATTCTGGCGCGGGTGCCCCAGGGCCGCCTCGGTGTCTGCTTCGATACCTGCCACGCCTTTGCCGCCGGCTATGACCTCGCCGGCCCCGAGGGCTATCGGCTGGTGATGGATGAATTCGACCGCCGCGTCGGTGTCGAAAGTATCCGCGCCTTTCACCTCAACGACAGCCTGAAAGGCCTGGGCAGCCGGGTCGACCGCCACGAACAGATCGGTCGGGGGGCCATCGGTCGTGCCGGCTTCGCCGCGCTGATGACGGATCCGCGCTTCACGGCGATCCCCAAGATCCTCGAAACCCCCAAAGGGGAAGACGACGCCTGGGATCGTATCAATCTGACGTTGTTGCGGAAACTGGCACAGGGGGATTGA
- the dtd gene encoding D-aminoacyl-tRNA deacylase produces MRAVLQRVASARVEVDGKSVGEIGRGLLILLGVEQGDNADDARYLAEKSAQLRIFEDAAGKMNLSLEDVGGQILAVSQFTLLADCRKGRRPGFSRAALPEPADTLYQQFVALLRERGLTVATGIFQAEMQVHLVNDGPVTLLLDSRKEF; encoded by the coding sequence ATGCGCGCGGTGCTTCAGCGGGTAGCCTCGGCCCGGGTCGAGGTCGATGGCAAGAGCGTGGGGGAGATCGGCCGGGGGTTGCTCATCCTCCTCGGCGTCGAGCAGGGGGATAACGCCGACGATGCCCGCTACCTGGCGGAGAAGTCGGCGCAGCTGCGTATTTTCGAGGACGCGGCCGGGAAGATGAATCTTTCGCTGGAGGATGTCGGCGGGCAGATTCTGGCGGTTTCCCAGTTCACCCTGCTGGCCGATTGTCGCAAAGGCCGCCGCCCCGGCTTCTCCCGGGCGGCGCTGCCGGAACCGGCCGACACCCTCTACCAGCAATTCGTCGCGCTCTTGCGCGAGCGCGGCCTGACCGTGGCCACGGGGATTTTTCAGGCCGAGATGCAGGTGCATCTGGTCAATGACGGTCCCGTTACTCTGCTGCTCGACAGCCGGAAGGAATTTTGA
- the yjgA gene encoding ribosome biogenesis factor YjgA — translation MSHDEEHEIPQWSGPSRSAKKRAAKAVETVAAQLIELPEATWAKVPAPSELREEIELARRTESHGARKRQMKHLAGVLRRHDEEAAVIQEFLEGLDQVQRQDKEAFHLLEELRDRICDPEQSAAALVEAEGLLPAIDRAGLARLARAVHAGNDRKAYREIFRRLRAASEAAAADD, via the coding sequence ATGTCCCACGACGAAGAACACGAAATCCCCCAGTGGAGCGGCCCGAGCCGTTCGGCGAAAAAACGCGCGGCCAAGGCGGTGGAAACGGTCGCCGCCCAGTTGATTGAGCTGCCGGAGGCGACCTGGGCCAAGGTACCGGCGCCGTCGGAACTACGTGAAGAAATCGAGCTGGCGCGGCGAACGGAAAGCCACGGGGCGCGGAAACGGCAAATGAAACATCTGGCTGGGGTTCTGCGCCGCCATGACGAAGAGGCGGCGGTCATTCAAGAATTTCTGGAGGGCCTGGACCAGGTCCAGCGGCAGGACAAAGAGGCTTTTCATCTCTTGGAGGAACTGCGCGACCGGATCTGCGATCCCGAGCAGAGCGCCGCCGCCCTGGTCGAGGCCGAGGGGCTGCTTCCCGCTATCGACCGCGCCGGCCTCGCCCGTCTCGCCCGGGCGGTGCATGCCGGAAACGATCGCAAGGCCTATCGGGAAATCTTTCGCCGTCTGCGCGCCGCATCGGAAGCGGCCGCTGCCGACGACTGA
- the trxA gene encoding thioredoxin yields the protein MASDKVVQLSDDSFENEVLKSSTPVLVDFWATWCAPCKAIGPVIDGLAGEYDGKVKIAKLNVDENPATPGQYGVRGIPTLILFKDGKIVDQLVGAAPKSQLENLIKKAL from the coding sequence ATGGCCAGCGATAAGGTCGTCCAGCTTTCCGATGACAGCTTCGAAAACGAAGTCCTCAAATCCTCGACCCCGGTTCTAGTCGATTTCTGGGCCACCTGGTGCGCCCCCTGCAAGGCGATCGGCCCGGTCATCGACGGCCTCGCCGGCGAGTACGACGGCAAGGTCAAAATCGCCAAGCTCAATGTCGATGAAAACCCCGCCACCCCCGGCCAGTACGGCGTGCGCGGCATTCCCACCCTGATTCTCTTCAAAGACGGCAAGATCGTCGACCAGCTGGTCGGCGCCGCCCCCAAGAGCCAACTCGAAAACCTGATCAAGAAAGCCCTGTAA
- a CDS encoding SIS domain-containing protein — translation MKQSKIHLAVKEQTALLGECLAGHGEGLERLAGELVAGFNQGGRLLLAGSGPLGTVAELVADLFLYRLSFERPSLPALALGRDPSLAACMLRDGQGRAYFSRQLRALAGNNDLLLVLADSNRDEALLDLLPLARQLECKTALIVPEGAPLAGEEVDFLFALKTVAPTRLLDMGLFMGQMLCELVEGELFGT, via the coding sequence ATGAAGCAGTCCAAGATTCATCTGGCGGTCAAGGAACAGACGGCTTTGCTCGGCGAATGCCTCGCCGGCCACGGCGAGGGGCTGGAACGCCTGGCCGGGGAATTGGTGGCGGGTTTTAATCAGGGAGGACGGCTGCTCCTGGCGGGTTCCGGCCCGCTCGGAACGGTGGCCGAACTCGTCGCCGACCTTTTTCTCTATCGCCTGAGCTTTGAGCGCCCCTCCCTGCCGGCCTTGGCCCTGGGACGGGATCCTTCCTTGGCCGCCTGCATGCTCCGCGACGGCCAGGGGCGGGCGTACTTTTCCCGCCAACTGCGGGCCCTGGCCGGCAACAACGACCTGTTGCTGGTCCTGGCGGACAGCAACCGGGACGAAGCGCTGCTCGACCTTCTGCCGCTGGCCCGGCAGTTGGAGTGCAAGACGGCGCTGATCGTTCCCGAAGGGGCGCCCCTGGCGGGAGAAGAGGTCGACTTCCTCTTTGCGCTGAAGACCGTAGCCCCCACGCGCCTGCTTGACATGGGCCTGTTCATGGGGCAGATGCTGTGCGAGCTGGTCGAAGGGGAGCTCTTCGGCACATGA
- a CDS encoding precorrin-2 dehydrogenase/sirohydrochlorin ferrochelatase family protein has product MTTDVEVKAAPVFYPLQLSLSGRLCVVVGGGAVGRRKLAGLLRAGARIRLIDAAATSVPPAGDALEFLERPYRDGDLEGAFLAFAATDNPTINAAVAAEARRRGIPVNRVDDGPDSDFILPANLRRGDLLFSVAGGGRSPALIAILRDRLAEHFGPEWGTVLDIAAALRRKRLTPLEQTKYNHEILRQLLAAGLAGRVAAGDEAGVDALLATLPEGGCTLDDLGIQLPKGMP; this is encoded by the coding sequence ATGACGACCGATGTGGAAGTAAAGGCCGCGCCCGTTTTCTATCCCTTGCAACTCAGTCTTTCCGGACGGCTGTGCGTCGTCGTCGGCGGCGGCGCCGTCGGGCGGCGCAAGCTCGCCGGGCTGTTGCGGGCCGGAGCCCGGATACGGTTGATCGACGCCGCTGCCACTTCCGTGCCGCCGGCGGGTGACGCTCTGGAGTTCCTGGAACGCCCCTATCGGGACGGCGACCTGGAAGGCGCCTTCCTGGCCTTTGCCGCCACCGACAACCCGACGATAAACGCCGCCGTCGCCGCCGAGGCGCGGCGCCGTGGGATTCCCGTCAACCGCGTCGATGACGGACCCGACAGCGATTTCATCCTGCCCGCCAATCTGCGGCGGGGGGATCTGCTCTTCAGCGTCGCCGGCGGCGGCCGCAGCCCGGCCTTGATCGCTATTCTGCGGGATCGACTGGCCGAACACTTCGGTCCCGAATGGGGAACGGTTCTCGACATCGCCGCCGCGCTGCGCCGAAAGCGGTTGACACCTCTGGAACAAACCAAATACAATCACGAGATTTTACGCCAACTTCTGGCCGCCGGGCTGGCCGGGCGGGTCGCCGCCGGCGACGAGGCGGGGGTCGACGCCCTCCTCGCCACCCTGCCGGAGGGAGGCTGCACCCTCGACGATCTCGGGATTCAACTGCCGAAAGGGATGCCATGA
- the ccsB gene encoding c-type cytochrome biogenesis protein CcsB translates to MSVNILLFKITLIFYSVATVLYLVDVVRRKEKAGKTGKAARWILVGGFALHCATLLARYLEAGYTPVANLHESLSFFAWTLVGIFLLFDIRYRMTVLGAFSCPLAVILMLIGSTAPTAMKELNPALDSWWFPVHVTLAFLGNAVFTVAFVAGVMYLLQERMLKSKKFSALYYRLPPLDVLDSINYKCLSFGFPLMTMGIISGAVWANSAWGGYWRWDPKETWALITWFLYAALLHGRLTVGWRGRRAAIFAILGFLCLLFTFLGVNLLLSDLHSFKAMEGP, encoded by the coding sequence ATGAGTGTCAACATCCTGCTGTTCAAAATAACCCTGATCTTCTATTCCGTGGCGACCGTCCTCTACTTGGTCGATGTGGTTCGACGGAAGGAAAAGGCCGGCAAAACCGGCAAGGCCGCCCGCTGGATCCTGGTCGGCGGCTTCGCCCTGCATTGCGCCACCCTCCTTGCCCGCTATCTCGAAGCAGGCTACACCCCGGTGGCCAACCTGCACGAATCGCTCTCTTTTTTCGCCTGGACCCTGGTCGGCATCTTCCTGCTCTTCGATATCCGCTACCGCATGACTGTCCTCGGCGCCTTCAGCTGCCCACTGGCGGTGATCCTCATGCTGATCGGCTCCACCGCCCCCACCGCGATGAAAGAGCTCAATCCCGCCCTCGACAGCTGGTGGTTCCCGGTGCATGTGACATTGGCCTTTCTCGGCAACGCCGTCTTCACCGTGGCCTTCGTCGCCGGGGTCATGTACCTGCTGCAGGAACGGATGCTGAAAAGCAAAAAATTCAGCGCTCTCTACTACCGTCTGCCCCCCCTCGACGTGCTCGACAGCATCAACTACAAGTGCCTCTCCTTCGGCTTTCCCCTGATGACCATGGGCATCATCTCCGGCGCGGTCTGGGCCAATTCCGCCTGGGGCGGCTACTGGCGCTGGGATCCGAAAGAGACCTGGGCGCTGATCACCTGGTTTTTGTACGCCGCCCTGCTGCACGGTCGTCTGACCGTCGGCTGGCGCGGGCGGCGGGCGGCGATCTTCGCCATCCTCGGCTTTCTGTGCCTGCTCTTCACCTTCCTCGGCGTCAATCTGCTGCTTTCGGATCTGCACAGCTTCAAGGCCATGGAAGGACCTTAG
- the hemA gene encoding glutamyl-tRNA reductase gives MNIIVVGLSHKTAPVEIRERVAFAPTDMGRPLHEMRALPAVAEAIIVSTCNRVELYAGTHAPEACVGQLKAFLAAYHGIPAEQLEEHLYDYQGEEAIRHVFRVSSSLDSMVIGEPQILGQIKTAYGYATEHKTVGSVLNRFLHKAFSVAKRVRTETDIASNAVSVSFAAVELARKIFGSLDGKKVMLIGAGEMCELAARHFLNNGAASVMVTNRTLERAIKLAEEFQGQAIPFEEFPQRLHQVDIVLTSTGAPHFILGQEKMEEVIRQRKNKPMFLIDIAVPRDIDPKVNKIDNIYLYDVDDLQGVVQANLKERHKEAKKAEVIIDQEIGQFSRWLENRDVVPTIVALRKKFEEIRQGELQKTFSNLKDLGPKERQAIEALTAAIVNKMLHPPTSVLKQNQETASGSDYVDAVRTLFDLEIAQEEDDSEIS, from the coding sequence ATGAACATCATTGTCGTGGGGCTGAGTCACAAGACCGCCCCCGTGGAAATACGCGAACGGGTCGCTTTTGCGCCCACGGATATGGGTCGCCCCCTGCACGAGATGCGCGCCCTGCCGGCGGTGGCCGAGGCGATCATCGTGTCAACCTGCAACCGGGTGGAGCTCTACGCCGGCACTCACGCTCCCGAGGCCTGCGTCGGCCAGCTCAAGGCCTTCCTCGCCGCCTATCACGGCATCCCCGCTGAGCAGTTGGAGGAGCATCTTTACGACTACCAGGGGGAAGAAGCCATCCGCCACGTCTTCCGCGTCTCATCCAGCCTCGATTCGATGGTCATCGGCGAGCCGCAGATTCTCGGGCAGATCAAGACCGCCTACGGCTACGCCACCGAGCACAAGACCGTCGGCTCGGTGCTCAACCGCTTTCTGCACAAGGCCTTTTCCGTGGCCAAGCGGGTGCGCACCGAAACGGATATCGCCAGCAATGCGGTCTCCGTCTCTTTCGCCGCCGTCGAACTGGCGCGCAAGATCTTCGGCAGCCTCGACGGCAAGAAAGTCATGCTCATCGGCGCCGGCGAAATGTGCGAACTGGCGGCGCGGCATTTCCTCAACAACGGCGCCGCTTCGGTGATGGTCACCAACCGCACTCTGGAGCGGGCGATCAAACTCGCCGAAGAGTTTCAGGGACAGGCCATTCCCTTCGAGGAATTCCCCCAGCGCCTGCATCAGGTCGATATCGTTCTGACCTCCACCGGCGCCCCCCATTTCATCCTCGGCCAGGAAAAAATGGAAGAGGTCATCCGCCAGCGCAAGAACAAGCCGATGTTCCTCATCGACATCGCCGTCCCTCGCGACATCGACCCCAAAGTCAACAAGATCGACAACATCTATCTCTACGATGTCGACGACCTGCAGGGGGTGGTGCAGGCCAACCTCAAGGAACGGCATAAAGAGGCGAAGAAGGCCGAGGTCATCATCGACCAGGAGATCGGTCAGTTCAGCCGCTGGCTGGAGAATCGTGATGTCGTTCCGACCATCGTCGCCCTGCGCAAGAAGTTCGAGGAAATCCGTCAGGGAGAACTCCAGAAAACCTTTTCCAATCTCAAGGATCTCGGCCCCAAAGAGCGGCAGGCGATCGAAGCCCTGACCGCCGCCATCGTCAACAAAATGCTGCACCCACCGACCTCGGTCCTCAAGCAGAACCAGGAAACGGCCTCGGGGAGCGACTACGTCGATGCGGTGCGGACCCTGTTCGATCTGGAAATCGCCCAGGAAGAAGACGACAGCGAAATCAGCTAA